One segment of Vespa velutina chromosome 17, iVesVel2.1, whole genome shotgun sequence DNA contains the following:
- the LOC124955196 gene encoding uncharacterized protein LOC124955196 gives MKSFVRGLPSSSVLLRLLLILLLIVAHQGRAEMEESNGDPIASLHKTLKYWRWIYETYREEIKLGYCWADYFLGSNDIETDFISRIIENELTNLKEMSIRRKCKNDSRYCEEDFSYGNPSRYGVDAKSSFRQNYIEEGNSKKDFEEIPRANIEERYPLSQRATIDQEGNLENGLNHWSTLPNYTSQFTSRSSDKRSRRWSDHEAVPAAAAAAAAAAAAAAAAASVKVAYQGYSVKPKVFSLLNKKLTMDRESSSSETSSSTDTDVAGHLGFLSSRKVSVLDKGMARRSSYFDKSDREETTATETALSLSVEKYERNLDTLNVTVDQNRDRRSLRKNLKARSGRSFTSILSTTAEHPIFIEILRTLTVLARMGQLIIDIVDSSEVLRCTRDYILKKTIEWIDA, from the coding sequence ATGAAGAGCTTTGTACGCGGATTACCGTCGTCGTCCGTCTTGCTACGTCTCCTCCTTATACTCCTCTTGATCGTGGCGCACCAAGGGCGAGCCGAGATGGAAGAGAGCAACGGCGATCCTATCGCTTCGTTGCACAAGACCTTGAAATACTGGCGCTGGATCTACGAGACTTATCGCGAGGAAATAAAGTTGGGTTATTGCTGGGCCGATTATTTTCTCGGATCGAACGACATTGAGACCGATTTCATCTCGCGTATCATCGAGAACGAGTTAACGAACTTGAAAGAAATGTCGATTCGAAGAAAATGCAAGAACGATTCGAGGTACTGCGAAGAGGATTTTTCTTATGGAAATCCTTCCCGGTACGGCGTTGACGCTAAATCATCGTTTCGTCAGAATTACATAGAAGAAGGGAACTCGAAAAAGGATTTCGAGGAAATTCCTCGAGCGAATATAGAAGAGAGATATCCTCTTTCCCAGCGAGCGACTATCGATCAGGAAGGTAATTTGGAAAATGGTTTAAACCATTGGTCGACTCTCCCGAATTATACTTCTCAATTTACTTCGAGATCGAGCGATAAACGTTCACGTCGTTGGAGCGACCACGAAGCTGttcctgctgctgctgctgctgctgctgctgctgctgctgctgctgctgctgctgcatCCGTCAAAGTCGCTTATCAAGGATATTCCGTAAAGCCGAAAGTTTTCTccttgttaaataaaaagttaactATGGATCGTGAATCTTCCTCGAGTGAAACATCGTCCTCGACGGATACGGACGTAGCAGGGCATTTGGGATTTTTGTCTTCTCGAAAAGTTTCCGTTCTAGATAAAGGAATGGCTCGTCGATCCTCGTATTTCGATAAAAGCGATCGCGAAGAAACAACGGCGACGGAGACGGCTTTGTCGTTATCCGTAGAGAAATATGAACGCAACCTGGACACTTTGAACGTTACCGTCGACCAAAATCGAGATCGGCGATCTTTGAGAAAGAATTTGAAAGCTCGAAGCGGTCGATCGTTTACGAGTATCCTATCGACGACGGCCGAGCAtccaatttttatcgaaattttaagGACTTTAACAGTATTAGCTCGCATGGGTCAACTGATAATAGATATCGTAGACTCAAGCGAGGTTCTCAGATGTACCAGAGACTATATCTTGAAGAAGACGATCGAGTGGATAGACGCATAG
- the LOC124955178 gene encoding ATP-dependent RNA helicase DHX33-like isoform X1 has translation MGVHDNADSKYNVMGTSSFSKLAPKRPNTVVFGESPAKVQKHEESSGSSFSNVENTTEPGSTSVHQQRKSLPVYRLRKRLLEEIRRYSTLIIIGETGSGKTTQIPQLLLSSGIAGVSGRVGVTQPRRVAAVSIARRVAQEQGVETGKLVGYCVRFEDVTSPQTRIKYLTDGMMVREAMTDEILSDYSVVILDEAHERSVQTDVLLGVTKRAQNLRKLKNLPPLKLLVMSATIDADKFAKYFHAPVLYLEGRQHPVKIYHAVKSQEDYVFSSMVTAFQIHRETPANEDILVFLTGQEEIETAVVNAKQVAKQLDGKGYPPLKVFPLYSALPTHQQLEAFKPAPTGMRKLIFSTNVAETSVTIGGIRHVIDTGVVKARTHHPTTGLDVLKVEQISKAQAWQRTGRAAREAPGKCYRTYTKDEFERMKEMPVPEIQRCSLAGVALQLLAIGVDITSFDFMERPPKEAVDVAVTCLEKLAAVKGSPPQLTTLGRTMSLFPLDPRFTKVILASVEHRCLEEALTVVALLSGESIFTDPPAKRQQAYAAKSRFASPEGDHVTLLNVFRGYTSTGSQKKVWCHENFLHHRNLEYATEVRKQLATLAERANLDKASCGTNTEQLRKALLEGLYENLAELQRDNNTYVTVSSKQPVAIHPSSTLHGTKPSLILFTEIVATGKCYLRDLSVIENSWLSEKGVVAIKHE, from the exons ATGGGTGTTCACGACAACGCGGACTCCAAGTACAATGTTATGGGTACGTCGAGTTTTTCCAAATTAGCACCGAAACGACCGAACACTGTCGTTTTTGGGGAGAGTCCCGCCAAAGTACAGAAACACGAGGAGAGTAGTGGTTCAAGTTTTTCGAATGTCGAGAATACTACAGAACCAGGAAGCACCAGTGTGCATCAACAAAGAAAATCTCTGCCAGTTTATCGGCTTCGTAAACG ACTTTTGGAGGAGATACGAAGATACAGTACGTTGATCATTATCGGAGAGACCGGTAGCGGCAAAACGACGCAAATTCCACAACTGTTGCTCTCCTCCGGAATAGCTGGTGTTAGCGGTCGCGTGGGTGTAACGCAACCACGAAGGGTCGCCGCAGTGAGCATAGCTCGTAGAGTAGCACAGGAGCAGGGGGTAGAAACTGGTAAGCTGGTGGGTTACTGCGTACGATTCGAGGATGTGACGTCACCTCAAACCAGGATCAAGTACCTGACCGACGGTATGATGGTACGGGAAGCAATGACCGACGAGATACTCTCGGATTACTCGGTGGTGATATTGGACGAGGCTCACGAGAGATCCGTTCAGACGGACGTCCTTCTTGGCGTTACCAAACGAGCGCAGAATTTGAGGAAACTGAAGAATTTGCCGCCACTGAAATTGCTGGTCATGTCGGCGACGATAGACGCCGATAAGTTCGCCAAGTATTTCCACGCGCCTGTCCTATATCTCGAGGGTCGACAGCATCCAGTGAAGATCTATCATGCTGTGAAGAGTCAAGAGGATTATGTTTTTTCTAGCATGGTCACGGCTTTTCAAATCCACCGGGAGACACCGGCCAA CGAAGACATTCTCGTGTTCTTGACCGGAcaggaagagatagaaactGCCGTAGTTAATGCGAAACAGGTTGCCAAACAGTTGGACGGCAAGGGATATCCACCGTTGAAGGTATTTCCACTCTACTCGGCTCTACCGACTCATCAGCAGTTGGAAGCCTTCAAGCCGGCCCCCACGGGAATGCGAAAGCTTATTTTCTCGACGAACGTTGCCGAGACGTCCGTTACGATAGGTG GTATTCGACACGTGATCGATACCGGCGTGGTCAAAGCAAGAACGCATCATCCAACGACAGGACTGGACGTCCTGAAGGTGGAACAGATCTCAAAGGCGCAAGCTTGGCAAAGGACAGGAAGAGCCGCTCGCGAGGCACCGGGAAAATGTTACAGGACTTACACAAAGGACGAATTCGAGAGGATGAAGGAGATGCCAGTGCCGGAGATACAAAGGTGTTCCCTAGCTGGAGTCGCTCTTCAGCTTCTCGCCATTGGCGTCGATATTACTAGCTTCGATTTTATGGAGAGACCACCGAAGGAGGCGGTCGACGTAGCGGTGACATGTTTGGAAAAGCTCGCTGCCGTGAAAG GTTCTCCGCCGCAATTGACTACTTTAGGAAGAACGATGTCTTTGTTCCCTTTGGATCCTCGATTTACCAAAGTGATTCTAGCCTCCGTAGAACATCGATGTCTCGAGGAAGCTCTGACGGTGGTTGCCCTCCTGTCCGGAGAATCGATATTTACCGATCCACCGGCCAAGAGACAGCAGGCTTATGCCGCCAAGTCACG ATTCGCCTCTCCCGAGGGGGACCACGTAACcttattaaatgtttttcgTGGTTATACGAGCACCGGCAGTCAGAAAAAGGTTTGGTGCCACGAGAATTTTCTACACCATCGGAATTTGGAATATGCCACGGAGGTACGAAAGCAGCTCGCTACTTTGGCGGAACGTGCGAATTTGGATAAGGCCAGCTGCGGAACAAATACGGAACAGCTTAGGAAGGCTCTTCTCGAAGGGCTATACGAGAACTTAGCGGAATTACAAAGGGATAATAACACCTACGTCACG GTAAGCTCGAAACAGCCGGTGGCTATACATCCATCCTCGACGTTACACGGTACGAAACCATCTCTGATATTGTTCACGGAAATCGTTGCCACAGGCAAGTGTTATCTCCGTGATTTGTCCGTCATCGAGAATTCCTGGCTGTCGGAGAAAGGAGTCGTTGCGATTAAACACGAatga
- the LOC124955178 gene encoding ATP-dependent RNA helicase DHX33-like isoform X2, translated as MGVHDNADSKYNVMGTSSFSKLAPKRPNTVVFGESPAKVQKHEESSGSSFSNVENTTEPGSTSVHQQRKSLPVYRLRKRLLEEIRRYSTLIIIGETGSGKTTQIPQLLLSSGIAGVSGRVGVTQPRRVAAVSIARRVAQEQGVETGKLVGYCVRFEDVTSPQTRIKYLTDGMMVREAMTDEILSDYSVVILDEAHERSVQTDVLLGVTKRAQNLRKLKNLPPLKLLVMSATIDADKFAKYFHAPVLYLEGRQHPVKIYHAVKSQEDYVFSSMVTAFQIHRETPANEDILVFLTGQEEIETAVVNAKQVAKQLDGKGYPPLKVFPLYSALPTHQQLEAFKPAPTGMRKLIFSTNVAETSVTIGGSPPQLTTLGRTMSLFPLDPRFTKVILASVEHRCLEEALTVVALLSGESIFTDPPAKRQQAYAAKSRFASPEGDHVTLLNVFRGYTSTGSQKKVWCHENFLHHRNLEYATEVRKQLATLAERANLDKASCGTNTEQLRKALLEGLYENLAELQRDNNTYVTVSSKQPVAIHPSSTLHGTKPSLILFTEIVATGKCYLRDLSVIENSWLSEKGVVAIKHE; from the exons ATGGGTGTTCACGACAACGCGGACTCCAAGTACAATGTTATGGGTACGTCGAGTTTTTCCAAATTAGCACCGAAACGACCGAACACTGTCGTTTTTGGGGAGAGTCCCGCCAAAGTACAGAAACACGAGGAGAGTAGTGGTTCAAGTTTTTCGAATGTCGAGAATACTACAGAACCAGGAAGCACCAGTGTGCATCAACAAAGAAAATCTCTGCCAGTTTATCGGCTTCGTAAACG ACTTTTGGAGGAGATACGAAGATACAGTACGTTGATCATTATCGGAGAGACCGGTAGCGGCAAAACGACGCAAATTCCACAACTGTTGCTCTCCTCCGGAATAGCTGGTGTTAGCGGTCGCGTGGGTGTAACGCAACCACGAAGGGTCGCCGCAGTGAGCATAGCTCGTAGAGTAGCACAGGAGCAGGGGGTAGAAACTGGTAAGCTGGTGGGTTACTGCGTACGATTCGAGGATGTGACGTCACCTCAAACCAGGATCAAGTACCTGACCGACGGTATGATGGTACGGGAAGCAATGACCGACGAGATACTCTCGGATTACTCGGTGGTGATATTGGACGAGGCTCACGAGAGATCCGTTCAGACGGACGTCCTTCTTGGCGTTACCAAACGAGCGCAGAATTTGAGGAAACTGAAGAATTTGCCGCCACTGAAATTGCTGGTCATGTCGGCGACGATAGACGCCGATAAGTTCGCCAAGTATTTCCACGCGCCTGTCCTATATCTCGAGGGTCGACAGCATCCAGTGAAGATCTATCATGCTGTGAAGAGTCAAGAGGATTATGTTTTTTCTAGCATGGTCACGGCTTTTCAAATCCACCGGGAGACACCGGCCAA CGAAGACATTCTCGTGTTCTTGACCGGAcaggaagagatagaaactGCCGTAGTTAATGCGAAACAGGTTGCCAAACAGTTGGACGGCAAGGGATATCCACCGTTGAAGGTATTTCCACTCTACTCGGCTCTACCGACTCATCAGCAGTTGGAAGCCTTCAAGCCGGCCCCCACGGGAATGCGAAAGCTTATTTTCTCGACGAACGTTGCCGAGACGTCCGTTACGATAGGTG GTTCTCCGCCGCAATTGACTACTTTAGGAAGAACGATGTCTTTGTTCCCTTTGGATCCTCGATTTACCAAAGTGATTCTAGCCTCCGTAGAACATCGATGTCTCGAGGAAGCTCTGACGGTGGTTGCCCTCCTGTCCGGAGAATCGATATTTACCGATCCACCGGCCAAGAGACAGCAGGCTTATGCCGCCAAGTCACG ATTCGCCTCTCCCGAGGGGGACCACGTAACcttattaaatgtttttcgTGGTTATACGAGCACCGGCAGTCAGAAAAAGGTTTGGTGCCACGAGAATTTTCTACACCATCGGAATTTGGAATATGCCACGGAGGTACGAAAGCAGCTCGCTACTTTGGCGGAACGTGCGAATTTGGATAAGGCCAGCTGCGGAACAAATACGGAACAGCTTAGGAAGGCTCTTCTCGAAGGGCTATACGAGAACTTAGCGGAATTACAAAGGGATAATAACACCTACGTCACG GTAAGCTCGAAACAGCCGGTGGCTATACATCCATCCTCGACGTTACACGGTACGAAACCATCTCTGATATTGTTCACGGAAATCGTTGCCACAGGCAAGTGTTATCTCCGTGATTTGTCCGTCATCGAGAATTCCTGGCTGTCGGAGAAAGGAGTCGTTGCGATTAAACACGAatga